In the Prochlorococcus sp. MIT 1307 genome, one interval contains:
- a CDS encoding dihydroorotase encodes MPESHLLDPVQVLYGSHKKSTKDAVLISNGLIKAFGEKAREQGNQDGAIAKSLPNQLLAPCLVDPHSILEEPFNSRSETLTTLRHKAANAGYGHLALLPRSPSWRDRANQLQGFDNPNSDVIIHLWGSFSKSGEGSELAPHAELLKNGAIGIAEDDKMLPVGLLKRGLSLGEMREYPVLLAPRDIELQDNGLVREGVEALRAGWLPDPLASETIPLGQLLALHKQYPKISMRLMNISTSEGVSIIADSKSKIMSSVCWWHLIKDISSLSHNELEWRVVPSLGRPEDRKALIKGLLERTITAVAVNGVPLNEEETKLPSDKRAPGLSGFQLVLPSLWQELVVKSGWEIEQLWEALSFGPSRMLNLDEEQLQVNSRRWLLFDPNKKWINKLDHQKTPFCANEPFQGEEILGKVVECGLRG; translated from the coding sequence ATGCCTGAATCACATCTATTGGATCCAGTTCAAGTCCTTTACGGATCTCATAAAAAATCAACTAAAGACGCAGTTTTAATTAGTAATGGTCTAATAAAAGCTTTCGGAGAAAAAGCACGAGAACAAGGCAATCAAGATGGTGCTATAGCAAAATCTTTACCTAACCAATTACTTGCACCTTGTCTGGTTGATCCACATTCCATTCTAGAAGAACCTTTTAATAGTCGTAGTGAGACACTGACAACTCTTCGGCATAAAGCAGCCAATGCTGGATATGGGCATTTAGCTCTCCTGCCTCGTAGTCCATCATGGAGGGATCGAGCCAATCAACTTCAAGGGTTCGACAACCCTAATAGTGACGTAATCATTCACCTCTGGGGCAGCTTCAGTAAAAGTGGTGAAGGCTCAGAGCTCGCTCCACATGCTGAATTACTAAAGAATGGTGCTATTGGTATAGCAGAAGACGACAAGATGCTTCCCGTTGGACTTCTAAAGCGAGGCCTATCACTAGGAGAAATGCGCGAATATCCGGTTCTGCTAGCCCCGAGAGATATTGAACTACAAGACAATGGTTTGGTTAGAGAAGGAGTGGAAGCATTAAGAGCAGGATGGCTACCTGATCCCTTGGCGAGCGAAACAATTCCTCTTGGTCAATTGCTTGCACTACATAAACAATATCCAAAAATCTCAATGCGACTAATGAACATATCAACTTCAGAAGGGGTATCAATAATTGCCGACAGTAAATCTAAGATTATGTCTAGTGTGTGCTGGTGGCACTTAATAAAAGATATTAGTTCGCTTTCGCACAACGAGCTTGAATGGAGAGTTGTCCCTTCACTTGGTAGACCAGAGGATCGAAAAGCTCTAATAAAGGGATTACTTGAGAGAACAATTACAGCAGTAGCCGTTAACGGAGTTCCCCTCAATGAAGAAGAGACCAAACTCCCCTCAGATAAAAGGGCACCAGGACTAAGCGGATTTCAACTGGTTCTACCTTCATTATGGCAAGAACTAGTTGTAAAATCAGGATGGGAAATAGAGCAACTATGGGAAGCTCTAAGTTTCGGTCCCTCACGAATGCTCAATCTAGATGAAGAGCAGCTTCAGGTGAATAGTCGGCGCTGGTTATTATTTGACCCAAATAAAAAATGGATAAATAAATTAGATCACCAGAAAACACCATTTTGTGCGAATGAGCCATTTCAAGGGGAAGAGATTCTCGGAAAAGTAGTGGAATGTGGTCTCAGAGGCTAA
- the lepB gene encoding signal peptidase I, producing MKSSDSKSHPFWDFWGPIFLTVFLYTGIRNYIAEARYIPSGSMLPELEINDRLLIEKLTFFRRAPRRGEIVVFNSPYSFDPHLRSRKGPSTFKCALVTFPLFALLTGIGDPACDAYIKRVVAIGGDQVLINLKGEVFLNGRKTVEPYVTNFCDQLTKAFPNCKTLKARVPMGHVLVLGDNRGNSWDGRYWPGGPFLPEREILGRAIWRFWPLNRFDSLSL from the coding sequence ATGAAGTCTTCTGACTCTAAATCACATCCTTTTTGGGACTTTTGGGGCCCAATTTTTCTTACAGTGTTTTTATACACAGGGATCCGAAATTATATCGCAGAGGCTAGATATATACCTTCTGGCTCAATGCTTCCAGAATTAGAAATTAATGATCGACTATTGATTGAAAAGCTTACTTTTTTCAGGCGCGCACCTAGAAGAGGTGAAATAGTTGTATTTAACTCGCCATACTCTTTTGATCCACATTTGCGCAGCAGGAAAGGTCCTTCAACTTTTAAATGTGCTTTAGTTACGTTCCCATTATTTGCATTGCTTACAGGGATTGGAGATCCTGCTTGTGATGCTTATATCAAGAGAGTTGTTGCTATAGGAGGTGATCAAGTTTTAATTAATTTGAAAGGAGAGGTTTTTCTTAATGGTCGAAAGACTGTAGAGCCATATGTCACAAATTTTTGTGATCAATTAACCAAAGCCTTTCCTAATTGCAAAACCCTAAAGGCAAGGGTTCCAATGGGACATGTTTTGGTTTTGGGAGATAATCGGGGTAATAGTTGGGATGGCCGCTATTGGCCTGGAGGACCTTTCTTGCCGGAGAGGGAAATCTTAGGAAGGGCAATATGGAGATTCTGGCCTCTTAACCGTTTTGATTCTCTTAGCCTCTGA
- a CDS encoding histidine phosphatase family protein, translating to MTLRLLLVRHGLSSFNLERRIQGRNDLSTLTPEGKEQAIKTGKVLSNTPINAVYSSPLQRAADTTRNLLQEFKSKPKPNFDQGLLEIELGTWSGMTSDEVKENFPEIYDTWQTNPEELVLKTSNGKEFQPIKELKSQAADFIRRLIKEHPLESNDTILIVAHNAILRCIILQLLGQPKQGFRRLKLDNASISVFNLSPSLFKPYQAQLECLNNTVHLNSTLHKNSNYARVILVRHGETNWNLEGRFQGQIDIPLNDNGKAQAAAAGLFLSMVRLEKAFSSSMSRPQQTAQAILKHHPGIEIELQEGLIEIGHGLWEGKLESEIRMKWPELLETWKTHPEKVQMPEGETIQDVWARAENSWEKICSSLTSAQTALVVAHDAVNKTILCKLLGLSPADIWMIKQGNGAITVVDIPTEPTQPNVVTCLNLTSHLGGVFDCTTSGAL from the coding sequence GTGACTTTGCGCCTTTTACTCGTTCGTCATGGTTTGAGCAGCTTCAACCTCGAACGCCGCATTCAAGGTCGCAACGATCTTTCAACTCTTACTCCTGAAGGAAAAGAACAAGCGATCAAAACTGGGAAAGTTTTATCCAATACACCCATAAATGCTGTATATAGCTCACCTCTACAAAGAGCAGCCGACACTACAAGAAATTTACTTCAAGAATTCAAAAGCAAGCCAAAGCCAAATTTTGACCAAGGTCTACTTGAAATAGAACTTGGAACATGGAGTGGAATGACCTCAGACGAAGTAAAAGAAAATTTTCCTGAGATCTACGATACATGGCAAACTAATCCTGAAGAGCTAGTTCTAAAAACGAGTAATGGCAAGGAGTTTCAACCAATTAAAGAACTAAAAAGCCAAGCTGCAGACTTCATAAGAAGACTAATCAAAGAGCATCCACTAGAAAGCAATGATACAATTTTAATTGTTGCACATAATGCGATTTTGCGATGTATTATTCTTCAGTTATTAGGCCAGCCAAAGCAGGGATTTAGAAGACTTAAATTAGACAATGCATCCATATCTGTTTTTAATTTAAGCCCAAGCTTATTTAAGCCCTATCAAGCACAACTTGAATGCTTAAATAATACCGTTCATTTAAACTCGACTCTACATAAAAACAGTAATTATGCGCGAGTTATTCTTGTTCGTCACGGAGAAACAAATTGGAATCTTGAAGGTCGATTCCAAGGTCAAATAGACATTCCTCTTAATGACAATGGCAAAGCACAAGCAGCAGCAGCAGGTTTATTTCTGAGCATGGTGCGCTTAGAGAAAGCCTTTAGTAGTTCAATGTCTAGGCCTCAGCAAACAGCACAAGCAATCCTTAAGCATCATCCTGGTATAGAAATCGAGCTTCAAGAAGGTCTCATCGAAATAGGTCATGGACTCTGGGAAGGGAAACTCGAATCAGAAATCAGAATGAAATGGCCGGAACTTCTTGAAACCTGGAAAACTCATCCTGAAAAGGTCCAGATGCCAGAAGGAGAAACTATCCAAGACGTTTGGGCTCGAGCAGAAAATTCCTGGGAAAAGATCTGTTCAAGCCTTACCTCCGCGCAAACGGCCCTAGTAGTCGCCCATGATGCAGTCAACAAAACTATTCTTTGTAAATTGCTAGGACTCAGCCCAGCAGATATTTGGATGATCAAGCAAGGCAATGGTGCCATCACCGTAGTCGACATCCCAACCGAACCAACTCAACCTAATGTCGTTACTTGTCTCAATCTGACATCTCATCTAGGCGGGGTATTTGACTGCACAACATCAGGAGCACTTTAA